The Rhodopseudomonas palustris genome window below encodes:
- a CDS encoding cold-shock protein, producing the protein MAMTGTVKFFNGERGYGFIKPDDGGRDVFVHITAVERAGLKDLTEGQRISFEVEPDKKGKGPKAVNLVISP; encoded by the coding sequence ATGGCAATGACGGGAACGGTGAAGTTCTTCAACGGCGAGCGCGGCTACGGCTTCATCAAGCCCGATGACGGTGGCCGCGATGTGTTCGTGCACATTACCGCAGTCGAACGGGCCGGCTTGAAAGACTTGACCGAGGGACAGCGTATTTCATTCGAAGTGGAGCCTGACAAGAAGGGCAAAGGCCCCAAGGCGGTCAACTTGGTGATCTCGCCGTAA
- a CDS encoding response regulator has product MAVDLSMSVLVVDDYSTMIRIIRNLLKQLGFENIDDASDGSAALAKMRTKKYGLVISDWNMEPMTGYDLLKEVRADPNLSQTPFIMITAESKTENVIAAKKAGVNNYIVKPFNAATLKTKIEAVFPDHVAA; this is encoded by the coding sequence ATGGCGGTTGATTTGTCGATGTCGGTTTTGGTGGTGGACGATTACAGCACCATGATCCGGATCATTCGTAATCTTCTCAAGCAGCTTGGTTTTGAGAATATCGATGACGCCAGCGACGGCTCGGCAGCGCTCGCCAAGATGCGCACCAAGAAGTACGGCCTGGTGATCTCCGACTGGAACATGGAGCCGATGACCGGCTACGACCTGCTGAAGGAAGTGCGCGCCGATCCGAACCTGTCGCAGACCCCGTTCATCATGATCACCGCGGAGTCGAAGACCGAGAACGTGATCGCGGCCAAGAAGGCGGGCGTCAACAACTACATCGTCAAGCCGTTCAACGCGGCGACGCTGAAGACCAAGATCGAGGCGGTGTTCCCGGATCACGTCGCGGCGTAA
- a CDS encoding outer membrane protein, whose protein sequence is MRKVTLAAAAVIAASVSTAQAADMGYYRSNAPYTVNQPLNAFSWAGPYLGGNLGYSWGNVTNNITKPSGFSGGVQGGYNWQSGNIVFGLEGDIQFSTADDTFAQYKFSNPWFGTGRGRIGYAMNDVLIYATGGLAFGQLKGQNVFASESHSSAGWTVGAGAEFAFAPKLSAKVEYLYMSLSTSNFFITGMPNGYNAGLVRAGINYHF, encoded by the coding sequence ATGCGTAAAGTTACACTGGCAGCGGCGGCCGTGATCGCCGCAAGCGTGTCGACGGCTCAGGCGGCCGACATGGGTTATTACCGGTCGAATGCGCCCTATACGGTCAATCAGCCGCTCAACGCCTTCAGTTGGGCCGGTCCCTATCTCGGCGGCAACCTCGGCTACTCCTGGGGCAACGTCACCAACAACATCACCAAGCCGTCGGGCTTCTCCGGCGGCGTGCAGGGCGGCTACAACTGGCAGTCCGGCAACATCGTGTTCGGTCTCGAGGGCGACATTCAGTTCTCGACCGCGGACGACACTTTCGCGCAGTACAAGTTCTCGAACCCGTGGTTCGGCACCGGCCGTGGCCGCATCGGCTACGCGATGAACGACGTGCTGATCTACGCCACCGGCGGTCTGGCGTTCGGCCAGCTCAAGGGCCAGAACGTGTTCGCCTCGGAGAGCCACAGCTCTGCGGGCTGGACGGTCGGCGCCGGCGCCGAATTCGCCTTCGCGCCGAAGCTGAGCGCCAAGGTCGAGTACCTGTACATGAGCCTGTCGACCAGCAACTTCTTCATCACCGGCATGCCGAACGGCTACAACGCCGGGTTGGTCCGCGCCGGCATCAACTATCACTTCTAA
- a CDS encoding thioesterase family protein, with the protein MDARDFITVGMSAERLTTVTQDITVQHFVPSMPAVFATPMMILVMEMTSGDAIAPKLPQGWVTVGSEVDIRHLAPAFVGQTVRTTAVVSAVERRVIRFDVASFLGDRKVGDGRHARGLVDVALFTKRFAEG; encoded by the coding sequence ATGGACGCACGCGACTTCATCACCGTCGGCATGAGCGCCGAGCGGCTGACCACGGTGACGCAGGACATCACCGTGCAGCACTTCGTGCCGTCGATGCCGGCGGTGTTCGCGACCCCTATGATGATCCTGGTGATGGAAATGACCTCGGGCGACGCGATCGCGCCGAAGCTTCCCCAAGGCTGGGTGACGGTCGGCAGCGAGGTCGACATCCGGCATTTGGCGCCGGCCTTCGTCGGCCAGACGGTGCGGACCACGGCGGTGGTGAGCGCGGTGGAGCGCCGGGTGATCCGGTTCGACGTCGCCTCGTTCCTCGGCGACCGCAAGGTCGGCGACGGCCGCCACGCCCGCGGCCTGGTCGACGTCGCGCTGTTCACCAAGCGCTTCGCCGAAGGCTGA
- a CDS encoding 23S rRNA (adenine(2030)-N(6))-methyltransferase RlmJ yields MNYRHAFHAGNFADVIKHLVLVRILTYLHDKPAAFRVIDTHAGAGLYDLTSEEARRGGEWATGIARVLQARFSDEAYALIAPYLDIVRAFNPQRELTAYPGSPLIARALLRPQDSLVACELEPVARKHLIAALRHDPQGRVVDLDGWTGLTAYVPPKERRGLVLIDPPFERKDEFEQMAAKFAAAHAKWPTGVYLLWYPVKNRRATEALAAAVAETAAAGGEGKCLRLEFSVAPQQSDGPLTSTGLLIVNPPWTLADELRTVLPELERPLGLGGVGRYRLEFPKS; encoded by the coding sequence ATGAATTATCGCCACGCTTTCCACGCCGGAAATTTCGCCGACGTCATCAAACACCTCGTGCTGGTCCGCATCCTGACGTACCTGCACGACAAGCCGGCCGCCTTCCGGGTGATCGATACCCACGCCGGCGCCGGCCTGTACGACCTGACCAGCGAGGAGGCCCGCCGCGGCGGCGAATGGGCGACCGGGATCGCCCGGGTGCTGCAGGCGCGGTTTTCCGACGAGGCCTACGCGCTGATCGCGCCCTATCTCGATATCGTCCGGGCGTTCAACCCGCAGCGCGAGCTCACCGCCTATCCGGGCTCGCCGCTGATCGCCCGCGCCCTGCTCCGCCCCCAGGACAGCCTGGTGGCCTGCGAGCTCGAACCGGTGGCGCGCAAGCACCTGATCGCGGCGCTGCGCCACGACCCGCAGGGCCGGGTGGTCGATCTCGACGGCTGGACCGGACTCACCGCTTACGTGCCGCCGAAGGAGCGGCGCGGGCTGGTGCTGATCGACCCGCCATTCGAGCGCAAGGACGAGTTCGAGCAGATGGCCGCCAAGTTCGCCGCCGCCCACGCCAAGTGGCCGACCGGCGTGTATCTGCTGTGGTACCCGGTCAAGAACCGCCGCGCCACCGAGGCGCTGGCGGCTGCCGTGGCCGAGACCGCCGCCGCGGGCGGCGAAGGCAAGTGCCTGCGGCTGGAGTTTAGCGTGGCGCCACAGCAGTCCGACGGACCGCTGACGTCGACCGGCCTGCTGATCGTCAACCCGCCCTGGACGCTGGCCGATGAGCTGAGAACCGTTCTCCCCGAATTGGAGCGTCCGCTCGGCCTTGGTGGGGTCGGTCGTTACCGTCTTGAATTCCCGAAGTCTTGA
- a CDS encoding tautomerase family protein, whose product MPEVTINMAAGRTDEQKAAIMRDITTAIATHAGVDPENIVIQINEAPLTNKMKGGKTFVERKAAQGK is encoded by the coding sequence ATGCCTGAGGTCACCATCAACATGGCGGCAGGACGCACCGACGAGCAGAAGGCGGCGATCATGCGCGACATCACCACCGCGATCGCCACCCATGCCGGGGTCGATCCCGAGAACATCGTCATCCAGATCAACGAAGCCCCGCTCACCAACAAGATGAAGGGCGGCAAGACCTTCGTCGAGCGCAAGGCCGCGCAAGGGAAGTAG
- the hisS gene encoding histidine--tRNA ligase, giving the protein MAEKPKKPSKLRARLPRGLADRGPAEIAATRAMVEKIREVYERYGFEPVETPAFEYTDALGKFLPDQDRPNEGVFSLQDDDEQWISLRYDLTAPLARYVAENFDSLPKPYRSYRFGWVFRNEKPGPGRFRQFMQFDADTVGAPTAAADAEMCMMAADTMEALGIPRGSYMVKVNNRKVLDGIREAQGIDSDAQWLTVMRAIDKADKFPIKDIILLLGAGRWDGGEEGKGDFTKGAGLNDTQIQAIISFIGDKDAGVSTQGADNQATVANMRARVEGSKTGGDGVAELATIAELAEAGGYGDCIRIDPSVVRGLEYYTGPVYEVELLLETKDEKGRPIRFGSVGGGGRYDGLVSRFRGEPVPATGFSIGVSRLQAALTLIGQLDNKPQPGPVVVTVFGGEIAGYQKMVATLRKAGIRAELYLGNPKHSLGQQMKYADKRNSPCAIIQGSDEKQQGIVQIKDLILGAELASLEKDRDEYLKKQAEAQFSCKEDELVAKVQELLQRRGVVWG; this is encoded by the coding sequence ATGGCTGAGAAACCGAAAAAACCCTCGAAACTGCGCGCCCGGCTGCCGCGCGGCCTCGCCGATCGCGGGCCTGCCGAAATCGCGGCGACGCGCGCGATGGTGGAGAAGATCCGCGAGGTGTACGAACGCTACGGCTTCGAGCCGGTGGAGACTCCGGCGTTCGAATACACCGACGCGCTCGGCAAGTTCCTGCCCGATCAGGACCGCCCCAACGAGGGCGTGTTCTCGCTGCAGGACGACGACGAGCAGTGGATCAGCCTGCGCTACGACCTCACCGCGCCGCTGGCGCGCTACGTCGCCGAGAACTTTGATAGCTTGCCGAAGCCGTATCGCAGCTACCGGTTCGGCTGGGTGTTCCGCAACGAGAAGCCCGGCCCCGGCCGCTTCCGGCAGTTCATGCAGTTCGACGCCGACACCGTCGGCGCCCCCACCGCCGCGGCCGACGCCGAAATGTGCATGATGGCCGCCGACACCATGGAAGCGCTGGGCATCCCGCGCGGCAGCTACATGGTGAAGGTGAATAACCGCAAGGTGCTTGACGGCATCCGCGAAGCGCAAGGCATCGACAGCGACGCGCAGTGGCTCACCGTGATGCGCGCGATCGATAAGGCCGACAAGTTTCCGATCAAGGATATCATCTTACTACTTGGCGCCGGTCGTTGGGACGGCGGCGAGGAAGGCAAAGGCGACTTCACCAAGGGCGCCGGCCTGAACGACACGCAGATCCAGGCGATCATCAGCTTCATCGGCGACAAGGATGCCGGCGTCAGCACCCAGGGCGCCGACAACCAGGCGACGGTCGCCAACATGCGGGCGCGGGTCGAAGGTTCGAAGACCGGCGGCGACGGCGTCGCCGAACTCGCCACCATCGCGGAGCTGGCGGAAGCCGGCGGCTATGGCGATTGCATCCGCATCGATCCTTCCGTCGTCCGCGGCCTCGAGTACTACACGGGCCCGGTGTACGAGGTCGAACTGCTGCTCGAGACCAAGGACGAAAAGGGCCGCCCAATTCGGTTCGGCTCGGTCGGCGGCGGCGGGCGCTATGACGGTCTGGTGTCGCGCTTCCGCGGCGAGCCGGTGCCGGCGACCGGGTTCTCGATCGGCGTGTCGCGGCTGCAGGCGGCGCTGACGCTGATCGGCCAGCTCGATAACAAACCGCAGCCCGGCCCTGTCGTGGTCACCGTGTTCGGCGGCGAGATCGCCGGCTACCAAAAGATGGTCGCCACGCTTCGCAAAGCCGGCATCCGCGCCGAATTGTACTTGGGCAATCCCAAGCATTCGCTCGGCCAGCAGATGAAATACGCCGACAAGCGCAACTCGCCCTGCGCCATCATCCAGGGCTCGGACGAGAAGCAGCAGGGTATCGTGCAGATCAAGGACCTGATCCTGGGCGCCGAACTGGCGTCGCTGGAGAAGGACCGCGACGAGTACTTGAAGAAGCAGGCCGAGGCGCAATTCTCCTGCAAGGAAGACGAACTGGTCGCCAAGGTGCAGGAGTTGCTGCAGCGCCGCGGGGTGGTGTGGGGTTGA